One segment of Thermosulfurimonas sp. F29 DNA contains the following:
- a CDS encoding PQQ-binding-like beta-propeller repeat protein codes for MLLLTGPVRGEGREAFGLRLLWDYPLGEAGFYVRAGHSPDAHLAFSPDGRLLALGTFDGRLLLFDTRNGKVLLRRKIPEAMVKRVAFSSEGRMLYYGLQGPEGRICALALSGKKTFWCRSTAGDLLRGQPPAPGDIYGIYRLPGIYRLKVLPDGSLLVLALHSWYDRKVRAWRRRSRLYHLSPQGELLWAYPPRGPAPVTLIYADSSLSGETVAVVSLLPSEAPEDKDLEGPPPQSLIILSGRDGRELWRYSLKPLRPYFDRVAAWESVAVSAGGRFVALGLSDGRLFIFDLAEKRIRLVSLATPIILGGLPVAATVGYGLFGPEGDLYVVTGESTLPYGMPLSVDRPAGPHPAARTLWAIDPATGRIIWRFISPLRLQGLAISRNGRTLAVATGAFRRAGVRIHQFGVLVFDLHRSGGGLERLSGYFPTSGNCFFHLAVSPDGNLVAAVETPWRDDKDRLRGSYRVIMLRITK; via the coding sequence GTGCTCCTCCTTACCGGCCCGGTTCGGGGGGAGGGGAGGGAAGCTTTCGGGCTAAGGCTTCTCTGGGACTACCCGCTGGGAGAGGCCGGCTTTTATGTTCGTGCCGGCCACTCTCCGGATGCCCATCTGGCCTTTTCTCCGGATGGTAGACTGCTGGCTCTGGGGACATTCGACGGCCGGCTCCTTCTCTTTGACACGCGGAACGGAAAGGTTCTCCTCCGTCGAAAAATTCCGGAGGCCATGGTGAAACGTGTGGCCTTTTCCTCTGAAGGTCGCATGCTTTACTACGGTCTTCAGGGACCTGAGGGACGCATCTGTGCCCTGGCGCTTTCCGGGAAAAAGACCTTCTGGTGTCGCTCCACCGCCGGAGACCTTCTTCGAGGACAACCGCCGGCTCCGGGAGATATTTACGGGATATATCGCCTCCCGGGAATTTATCGTCTCAAGGTACTTCCGGACGGAAGTCTTCTGGTGCTTGCACTCCATTCCTGGTATGATCGAAAGGTTCGTGCCTGGCGCAGGCGTTCGCGGCTTTATCATCTGAGTCCTCAGGGGGAACTTTTATGGGCCTATCCCCCCAGAGGACCGGCTCCGGTAACTCTTATCTATGCCGATAGCAGTCTTTCGGGTGAGACGGTGGCCGTGGTTTCCCTGCTTCCCTCAGAAGCCCCCGAGGACAAGGATCTGGAGGGGCCACCTCCTCAGAGTCTGATAATTCTTTCCGGAAGGGACGGCAGGGAACTATGGCGCTATTCCCTCAAACCTCTCAGACCATATTTTGACCGGGTTGCGGCTTGGGAATCGGTGGCGGTATCTGCCGGGGGGCGTTTCGTAGCCCTGGGACTTTCGGACGGAAGGCTTTTCATTTTCGATCTCGCCGAAAAGAGAATTCGCCTTGTGTCTCTGGCCACTCCCATCATTCTGGGTGGGCTACCGGTGGCGGCTACGGTGGGATATGGACTTTTTGGTCCTGAGGGGGACCTTTATGTGGTGACCGGGGAGAGCACTTTGCCTTATGGAATGCCCCTTTCCGTGGATCGGCCAGCCGGACCGCATCCTGCGGCCCGTACCCTGTGGGCCATTGACCCCGCAACCGGAAGGATAATATGGCGTTTTATTTCCCCGTTAAGGCTTCAGGGCCTGGCGATCTCCCGGAATGGCCGAACTCTGGCCGTGGCTACCGGGGCTTTTCGCCGGGCCGGAGTCCGGATTCATCAGTTCGGAGTGCTGGTTTTCGATCTGCACCGCTCGGGCGGAGGGCTTGAAAGGCTTTCTGGATACTTCCCTACTTCAGGAAATTGCTTTTTTCACCTGGCCGTATCCCCGGACGGAAACCTTGTGGCCGCGGTGGAGACTCCCTGGCGTGATGATAAGGATCGCCTTCGGGGAAGTTATCGAGTTATTATGCTAAGAATTACTAAATAA
- a CDS encoding MBL fold metallo-hydrolase, with translation MRIRVLAAESLGVRSMCVEVECRETRLLIDPGAALGPRRYGLPPDQMEWRRLHTLRERIRKRLSLADTVIITHYHFDHYTPDWAEDLRGKRVLIKDPVRNINRSQARRAAEFVKRLSMAGVQWEVAEGRRLRLPGVEVHLSGPLWHGPETRFGCVMAVAVKEGGESFLHTSDVSGPVHPEILDFIKKVRPEVLLVDGPSTYLGPRYGHEALSVSRRNLISLVRDMGISILILEHHLLRDLGWRKWAEPIFEAATQKGTLVFSGAEFSGEKETLLEAERKKRYQK, from the coding sequence ATGCGCATCAGGGTGCTTGCTGCCGAAAGTCTGGGGGTACGCTCCATGTGCGTGGAGGTGGAGTGCAGGGAGACGCGTCTTCTGATAGATCCCGGAGCAGCTCTGGGACCGCGTAGGTACGGACTTCCTCCAGATCAGATGGAATGGAGACGGCTTCATACGCTTCGGGAGCGCATCCGCAAAAGGCTTTCTCTTGCCGATACGGTAATTATTACCCATTATCACTTTGACCATTATACCCCGGACTGGGCGGAAGATCTGCGGGGAAAAAGGGTACTCATCAAGGACCCGGTAAGGAACATAAATCGCAGCCAGGCCCGTCGGGCGGCGGAATTCGTGAAGCGTCTCAGCATGGCCGGGGTGCAATGGGAGGTGGCTGAGGGCCGAAGACTCAGGCTTCCCGGGGTGGAGGTACACCTTTCCGGTCCTCTCTGGCATGGCCCGGAAACCCGTTTCGGCTGTGTGATGGCCGTAGCCGTAAAGGAAGGGGGAGAAAGTTTTCTCCACACTTCGGATGTTTCCGGGCCCGTACACCCGGAAATTCTTGATTTTATAAAAAAAGTGAGGCCAGAGGTACTTCTCGTGGACGGGCCATCCACCTACCTAGGTCCACGCTACGGCCATGAAGCCCTGAGTGTGTCCCGGCGCAACCTGATCTCCCTGGTGCGAGACATGGGGATTTCCATCCTTATTCTGGAACACCACCTTCTCCGGGATCTCGGATGGAGGAAATGGGCCGAGCCCATATTCGAGGCTGCAACCCAAAAGGGTACACTGGTATTTTCCGGCGCGGAATTCTCCGGAGAAAAAGAAACCCTGCTTGAAGCCGAGCGTAAAAAACGGTATCAAAAATAA